In Pochonia chlamydosporia 170 chromosome Unknown PCv3seq00009, whole genome shotgun sequence, a genomic segment contains:
- a CDS encoding stress responsive A/B barrel domain-containing protein, whose product MYCKVGDLWTGFGRTAILVTTTFILTTALYFSQALPFDVSTHEMTVTHILLVSFKPSVSQDTVDSICKRIIAFKETCLHPDTGKPYVLATSGGINNNPEHSNKNMTHGFIIEFQNEADRQYFLDVDPAHKAFVEHIDPNNNDFLTLDFTDGVYGA is encoded by the exons ATGTATTGCAAGGTTGGAGATCTCTGGACTGGTTTTGGCCGCACTGCAATCCTAGTCACTACGACCTTCATTCTCACCACAGCACTCTACTTCAGCCAGGCTCTGCCTTTCGACGTCTCAACCCACGAGATGACCGTCACCCACATTCTCCTGGTCTCTTTCAAACCGTCTGTTTCGCAGGATACCGTTGATTCG ATTTGCAAGCGAATCATTGCCTTCAAGGAGACTTGCCTTCATCCCGACACGGGTAAACCCTATGTCCTCGCCACAAGCggtggcatcaacaacaatccTGAGCACAGCAAC AAAAATATGACCCACGGGTTCATCATTGAGTTTCAGAACGAAGCTGACCGCCAGTACTTCCTGGATGTTGACCCAGCCCACAAGGCATTCGTCGAGCACATTGACCCAAACAACAATGATTTTCTCACGCTAGATTTTACAGATGGCGTGTATGGCGCCTAA